One genomic segment of Sorex araneus isolate mSorAra2 chromosome X, mSorAra2.pri, whole genome shotgun sequence includes these proteins:
- the LOC105943142 gene encoding hydroxylysine kinase-like: MASGDDQQSQVLARPTFSEAEAVVLVESIFGLRVSRIQPLPSYDDQNFLVFITTAGAASEGGRLPDYVLKINNAVSTETPALIDVQSHASMFLRDAGFPTASLCYSKKKNITSIISIDHGSVTKSHLVRLLTYLPGRPIAEVPINPQLLYEIGRVAARMDKELEAFQHPSLGSLYRENFIWNLKNVPLLERYLSSVGMGQNREVIEYVIQMFKEEITNKFSQFRECINHGDLNDYNILVESKKLESGESVYHVSGILDFGDMSYGYYVFEVAILIMYMMLESKNPIQVGGYILAGFESVIPLTPVERDALYLLVCGRFCQSLVIGAYSCQVHPDNSDYLLISAKHGWKHLQKMLDLGQKAVEEIWFETVKSYKPCAS; the protein is encoded by the coding sequence ATGGCAAGTGGAGACGATCAGCAGTCTCAGGTGCTTGCCCGGCCCACCTTCAGTGAGGCGGAAGCTGTAGTGCTGGTGGAATCGATATTCGGGCTGCGAGTCTCCAGGATCCAGCCACTCCCCAGCTACGATGACCAGAACTTCCTGGTGTTCATCACAACCGCCGGAGCCGCTTCGGAGGGTGGGCGGCTGCCCGACTACGTCCTCAAGATCAACAATGCCGTGTCCACTGAAACGCCGGCCCTGATTGACGTGCAGAGCCACGCCAGCATGTTTCTGAGAGATGCTGGCTTCCCAACAGCCTCTCTGTGCTACAGTAAGAAGAAAAACATCACCTCGATCATTAGCATAGATCATGGCTCCGTAACCAAGAGCCACCTGGTGAGGCTGCTCACCTACCTCCCAGGAAGACCCATTGCTGAGGTTCCCATTAATCCCCAGCTGCTGTATGAGATCGGCAGAGTTGCCGCCAGAATGGATAAGGAGCTGGAGGCCTTCCAGCATCCCAGCCTAGGCAGTCTCTATCGGGAGAACTTCATCTGGAATCTGAAAAATGTTCCCCTTTTGGAGAGGTATCTGAGTTCCGTGGGCATGGGTCAAAATCGAGAGGTTATTGAGTATGTCATTCAGATGTTTAAGGAGGAGATAACCAACAAATTCAGTCAGTTTCGCGAATGTATCAACCACGGCGATCTGAATGACTATAACATCTTGGTGGAGTCTAAAAAGCTAGAGTCTGGGGAGTCTGTGTACCACGTGTCTGGGATTTTAGATTTCGGGGATATGAGCTATGGCTACTACGTGTTTGAAGTAGCAATCTTGATCATGTATATGATGCTCGAAAGTAAGAATCCGATCCAGGTTGGAGGTTATATCCTGGCAGGATTTGAAagtgtcattcccctgacaccTGTTGAGAGGGATGCTTTGTACCTCCTTGTCTGTGGCCGTTTTTGTCAGTCGCTTGTCATCGGGGCGTACTCTTGCCAGGTGCACCCCGATAACAGTGACTATCTCCTGATCAGTGCCAAGCATGGGTGGAAGCATTTGCAGAAAATGCTTGACCTGGGCCAGAaagctgtcgaagagatctggtTCGAAACCGTCAAGTCTTACAAACCTTGTGCCTCTTAA